The following coding sequences lie in one Rutidosis leptorrhynchoides isolate AG116_Rl617_1_P2 chromosome 4, CSIRO_AGI_Rlap_v1, whole genome shotgun sequence genomic window:
- the LOC139841040 gene encoding 17.3 kDa class I heat shock protein-like encodes MSIVPRLFSGRRSSIFDPFSLDIWDPFKDFQIPSSSSEASALVNTRVDWKETPEAHVFKADLPGIKKEEVKVEVEDGNVLQISGERNFEKEDKNDKWHRVERSSGKFTRRFRLPENTKMDHIKAAMENGVLTITVPKNEVKKPDVKSIDISG; translated from the coding sequence ATGTCAATCGTTCCAAGGTTATTCAGTGGCCGACGAAGCAGCATTTTCGACCCATTTTCTCTCGACATTTGGGATCCATTCAAAGACTTCCAGATTCCATCGTCATCATCCGAAGCATCTGCATTGGTAAACACCCGCGTGGACTGGAAAGAAACGCCCGAAGCTCACGTGTTTAAGGCCGATCTTCCCGGGATTAAAAAAGAAGAGGTCAAAGTTGAAGTTGAAGACGGGAATGTGTTACAAATAAGCGGTGAGAGGAACTTCGAAAAAGAAGATAAGAATGATAAATGGCATCGTGTTGAACGAAGCAGCGGAAAGTTCACAAGGAGGTTTAGGCTGCCGGAGAACACGAAAATGGATCATATCAAAGCGGCTATGGAAAACGGAGTGCTGACAATTACTGTGCCGAAAAACGAAGTTAAAAAACCTGATGTGAAGTCAATTGATATCTCTGGTTAA